In Roseibium algicola, the DNA window GCCCTTCGATAGTGCAGATACGCATGCCCACAAAAAACGCCGGCCCAATGAGAAGGAACCGGCGTTTTTCTGTTTTCCGAGGTCGAAGCGCTTACCCCCACAGCTCCGGCTGAGGCGGATAGAGCGTGCTGCCTTCGAACTTCAGTCCCGGTGAGCGGTCTTCGGCCAGGAGCAGCGGTCCGTCGAGGTCGACAAAATCCGCCTTCTGGGCGATCAGGACCGCAGGCGCCATCGCGAGAGACGTGCCGAGCATGCATCCGACCATGACCTTGAGATCCTGGGCGCGTGCTTCATCGCAGAGCTTCAGCGCAGCCGTCAGACCACCTGCCTTGTCGAGCTTGATGTTGACCGCGTCATATTTTGCGCGCAGCCCATCGATGCTCTTGCCCGGATGAAGGCTTTCGTCCGCGCAGATCACCACACGCCGCTCGAGCCCTGCCAATAAACCGTCGTTCTTTGACGGCAATGGTTGTTCGATCAGGGCCACGCCCGCAGCTTCGCAGGCGGCCATGTTGATCTCAAAGCAGCTTTCGTCCCAGGCTTCGTTGGCATCGACGATCAGGGTGCTTTCAGGAGCGGCAAGGCGTACGGCAGCAATCCGCTCGTCATCACCGGGGCCGGCAAGCTTGATCTTCAAAAGCGGGCGGTGAGCTGCAGCGCGGGTCTTTTCAGCCATCTTTTCCGGCGTGTCGACGCTGATGGTGAAGGCTGTCGTGACCGGCTTCAGCGGACCGACACCGGCAATGTCCGTTGCCGGTGTTCCGGATTGTTTTGCTTCCAGGTCCCAAAGTGCGCAGTCGACGGCATTGCGGGCTGCTCCGGCGGGCATCGCCTCCAGAAGCTGTTCCCGGCTGAGGCCGTTTTTCAAAAGGGGCGCGATTTCCTCGATCTGCGTCTGAACGGTTTCGAGCGATTCGCCGTAACGCGGATAGGGCACGCTTTCGCCATGGCCGGTTGCCTTGCCGTCACTCAGGGTGACGACCACGACCTGGGCATGGGTTCGGGTCTCGCGGGAGATCCTGAAACCTCCCGCGATTTCGAAGCGTTGCGCTTCGATGCTGACCTCAAGGCTCATGGCGCACCGAATTCCGCCGAGACCTTGTCAACGATGGCTTCCATGCCGTAGCGGACCGGATCGGTTGCCGGCAGGCCGTGCTTTTCACCGACCTTTGCCAGGTAAGCGAGGGCCTCATCGTCATCGAGTGCGGTGGTGTTCACCGCAATACCGACGCAGCGGATGTCCGGATTGGTGAGTTTGCCGCAGGCAATGGTCATGTCGATGACCTGCTGGATCGTCGGCAGTGCCGCTTCGACGCCGCGCATCTTGGTGCGTGTCGGTTCATGGCAGACGATGAAACCGTCCGGCTGGGAGCCGTGCAGAAGACCAAGGGTGACGCCGGCGAAGGACGGATGGAACAGGGAACCCTGGCCTTCGATGATCTGCCAGTTATCGGGATCGGTCTCCGGAGAGATCCACTCGGCAGCTCCGGAAATGAAGTCGGCAATCACCGCGTCAAGTGCGACACCGCGGCCGGAAATGAACACGCCGGTCTGGCCGGTGGCGCAGAAGGTGCTGGAATAGCCCCGGTCGTTCATTGCTTTGTCCATGGCAAGGGCGGTGTATTTCTTGCCGACGGAACAATCGGTACCCACGGCCAGGATCCGTTTGCCGGCGCGTTTGGTGCCCTTGCCGGTGGCAAAAGCCATGCTGCTGTGGCGCACGTCGTGGAGCTGTCGACCGTTCCGTTCTGCGGCTTCCTTGATCGCCGGCACGCTGGCAAGGCGCACATGGAGGCCGGAAGCGACGTCCATGCCTGCATCGAGTGCTTCGACGACAGATTCGACCCAGTGCTCCGGCAGGCGCCCACCGGCATTCACAGCTCCGATGATGAACGTCTTGGCGCCAGCTTCCGCCCCTTCTGCAATCGACATGTCGGCAAGGCCTGTGTCGGCGGCGCATCCGGGCATGCGGACCTGGCCCAGGCACCAGTCCTTGCGCCAATCGACGATGCCGATCGCGGTCTTGGCGGCGAGGGCATCGGGAACATCACCGAGAAACAACAGGTAAGGACGTGCAATTTCCATGGATTAAGCTTTCAAGTGGCTGCTGGAGGGTTTACCAACTTCATGGTGAATGACGGTTGGTATTGAACTTCTCCATCAGGTATACGAGGGATGGTGAACCAGCGGCAAGAGGGCAGCCAGCCGGAATGGCATTCTTGGAAAAAAACATCGCACCGGAGATGGTTCTGGAAGCAGACGGGCCGGATCATCAATACCTTGCCCTTTCCGGCGACTGGACTGTCAGCACCATCGCCGACGCAGAAAAAGAGCTGAACAGCCTCACGATCGACAAAAAAAGCCTGACCTGCATCGATGTGTCCCAGATCGAGCATCTGGATACGAGCGGCGCTTGGCTGATCCACCGCACGCGCGGCCGACTGGAATTCGAGGGACGCAAGGTTGGCCTGACCGGTGTCTCTCCCGTCCGCCAGACCCTGTTCGAGGAAATCGAGAGCCACCATCCTCCGAGATACAAGCCTGACAGGAACGGATTTTCCATTGCCGGCTTCCTGGAGGCAACGGGCCGCCAGATGGTGGACGTCTATCACGACGCCCTGGCGATGCTGCATATTCTCGGCTCGCTCGGCCTGGTTCTGTCGACAGTTCTGCTGCAGCCCAAACGCCTGCGCAGCATATCGATCGCGGTTCAGTTCGACCGGAGCTGCATTGGAGCCGTGCCGATCGTCGCGCTGATGAGTTTTCTCATAGGCGCCATCATCTCGCAGCAGGGTGGCTTCTACCTCAGGCAATTCGGTGCCGATATCTTCGTGGTCGACCTTGCAGGCATCCTGGTCCTCAGGGAAATCGGCGTGATCCTGACCGCCATCATGGTGGCAGGGCGCTCGGGATCCGCCTTCACGGCGGAACTTGGGGCGATGCGGATGCAGGAGGAAGTCGACGCACTGCATGTGATTGGCCTTAGCGTGACTGAAGTCCTTGTTTTGCCACGAATTCTGGCGCTAATGATTGCTCTGCCGATCCTGACGTTCATTTCGGATCTTGCGGCGCTGCTGGGGTCCGGCATCGTGACATGGGCCTATCTGGACATTCCACCGGCCGCCTTCTTGACCCAGTTGCAGGCGGCAATCACGATCAATACGCTGGTCGTGGGGCTGGTGAAGGCGCCCTTCATGGCACTGATCGTCGGCCTGATTGCCTGTGTGGAAGGGCTGAAAGTCGAAGGCTCCTCCGAATCTCTTGGCCGTCACACCACCATGTCGGTGGTGAAAGCGATTTTTCTAGTCATCGTGGTGGATGGTTTCTTCGCCATATTCTTTGCCGCGATTGGAGTTTGACCGACCGATGACGCCAAGCCAAAGCGTGACGCCTGCAAAAGAGACCGCCGCGACGGGCGAGAAGTCGGACAATGTCCTGTCCGTGCGCGACATCACCGTCGGATTCGGTTCCAAGATCATTCTGCAGGATCTCGACCTGGATGTGCGCCGGGGCGAGGTGCTTGGTTTCGTCGGTGGATCGGGAACCGGCAAGTCGGTGCTTATGCGCACCATCCTGGGCCTGACTCCCAAGCGAACCGGGCAGATTTCGGTTTTCGGACACGACCTGTCGACCGCGAGCCCGAAGGAACGCACGGCAATCGAACGCCGCTGGGGGGTACTTTTTCAGCAGGGCGCGCTGTTTTCCTCGCTTTCGGTCAAGCAGAACATTCAGGTGCCGATGCGGGAGCACCTGAAACTTTCGCCGCAATTGATGGACGAACTGGCGACCCTGAAACTGGAACTGGTCGGGCTGCCGCAAGATGCCGCCGACAAGCTGCCGTCTGAACTTTCAGGGGGAATGATCAAAAGGGCCAGCCTGGCTCGCGCCCTTGCACTCGACCCGGATTTGGTGTTTCTGGACGAACCGACGTCCGGACTCGATCCGATCGGGGCGGCGGCCTTTGATTCGCTTATTGCAAATCTCAGTTCGACCCTCGGACTGACCGTTTATATGGTCACCCATGATCTTGATAGTTTGCATTCTATCTGTGATCGGATTGCTGTTCTTGGGAAAAAGCGGGTTCTGGCCATCGGCACGATGGACGATATGATGAAAAATGATGATCCCTGGATTAAATCTTACTTCAGGGGTGAACGGGCCCTGCGCCGAGTATAGGTTGGACTGAATGGAAACCCGCGCGAACTATATTCTGATCGGCGCCTTCATGGTCGCAATCCTGATCGGTGCGTTCGGCTTTGTGTATTGGCTCGCCGTCACCGCGGAATCCAGGCAGAATGTTGAACTGAAAATCGTCTATCCCGGACCTGTGACGGGGCTTCCGGTCGGGGGGCAGGTGCTTTTCAACGGCATCAAGGTCGGCGATGTGAAATCGCTGGACTTTGCACCGGGGGATCCGACCAAGGTTGTGGCCACCGTTGGCATCAAGCCCTCGACGCCCTTGCGCGAAGATACCAAGGCAACACTGAATTTCACCGGCCTGACAGGCGTCGCCTATGTCGACCTCAGTGGCGGATCATCTGAATCGCCGCTTCTGCTGAGCATGTCCGACGACCAGGACGAGGACAAAGTTCCGGTCATCTACGCCGAACGGTCCTTTTTCGATGACATCGTTGATGGCGCCCGCGATGTTCTCAAGCGTGCGGATTCGACCATGAAGACGGTCGACGACCTGCTGAAGGACAACGGCCCCGCAATCACCGAGATCGTCAACAACGCCGAGACCTTTTCCGCCGCGCTGGCCGCCAATTCCGATGGCGTGAAGGATTTCATGGCCAGCATCGGCAAGGCTTCCGATGCGTTTTCCAGCCTGTCCGGCCGGCTTGAGACGCTGGTGCAGGAAGGTGAACGCCTACTGGCTGCCGTGCCTTCCGACAAGGTCACCGCCATTGTCGATGACCTTTCCAAGTTTTCTGCAAGTCTCGGCAAGGCCAGCAGCGACATCGATCTCCTGATGGCCGATGCCCAGAGCGCGGCCAAGGAACTGCAGACCTTCACGGTGAACCTGAATGAAGGGCTGGATCGCGTTCACAAGATTGTTGGCGCGGTTGATCCTGAAGATGTCCAGAAGGTGGTGCAAGGGGCCGCAGCCCTTGGCGAGGTGCTGCAGAAGCGCACCGGGGACATCGACAAGCTGATCAGTTCCACCAGCGAAACCATGCAGAACGTCAATGCAGTGGTGGAAAACATCCGGAACCAGGAAGGCGCGATCAAGGATATCGTGCAAGGCGGGCGTGATGTCGTGGTCAAGGTGGATGCCATCATGACGCGCGGCGTGGAAATTGCCGCTGCCATTGATCCGCTGAAGGTCGAGGAAGTGGTTGCCAATGTCAGCACCTTCACCGACAGCCTCAATGCATCGCTGGGTAAGGTCGACGAGCTTGTGGCGAGTGTCGATCCGGAGAAGGTCAGCAAGGCCGTCGACAATGTTTCCAGCATCATCGACAACTTCAACAATCAGCAGACGCAGATCAACGAGATCATCGCTTCCACCAAGTCCACCGTTCAGAACTTCGAGGCGGTTTCAGCGACGGTTCGTGGCCAGGATGACCGGATCGCGGCGCTGATTACGGATGTTCAGGCGGCGGCCGAACGTTTTGCGACGACGCTTCAGACCGCGAATGACCTGATGAAGGCCGTGGATCCGGAAAAGGTTGCGAATATCGTCGGTTCCGTCGAAACGGCGACAGCAGGTCTTGCAAATCCGGAAGACGGCATTCCGGCCATCCTGGAAAGTGCCCGTAAGGC includes these proteins:
- the dgcA gene encoding N-acetyl-D-Glu racemase DgcA, with protein sequence MSLEVSIEAQRFEIAGGFRISRETRTHAQVVVVTLSDGKATGHGESVPYPRYGESLETVQTQIEEIAPLLKNGLSREQLLEAMPAGAARNAVDCALWDLEAKQSGTPATDIAGVGPLKPVTTAFTISVDTPEKMAEKTRAAAHRPLLKIKLAGPGDDERIAAVRLAAPESTLIVDANEAWDESCFEINMAACEAAGVALIEQPLPSKNDGLLAGLERRVVICADESLHPGKSIDGLRAKYDAVNIKLDKAGGLTAALKLCDEARAQDLKVMVGCMLGTSLAMAPAVLIAQKADFVDLDGPLLLAEDRSPGLKFEGSTLYPPQPELWG
- the dgcN gene encoding N-acetyltransferase DgcN; translated protein: MEIARPYLLFLGDVPDALAAKTAIGIVDWRKDWCLGQVRMPGCAADTGLADMSIAEGAEAGAKTFIIGAVNAGGRLPEHWVESVVEALDAGMDVASGLHVRLASVPAIKEAAERNGRQLHDVRHSSMAFATGKGTKRAGKRILAVGTDCSVGKKYTALAMDKAMNDRGYSSTFCATGQTGVFISGRGVALDAVIADFISGAAEWISPETDPDNWQIIEGQGSLFHPSFAGVTLGLLHGSQPDGFIVCHEPTRTKMRGVEAALPTIQQVIDMTIACGKLTNPDIRCVGIAVNTTALDDDEALAYLAKVGEKHGLPATDPVRYGMEAIVDKVSAEFGAP
- a CDS encoding ABC transporter permease is translated as MAFLEKNIAPEMVLEADGPDHQYLALSGDWTVSTIADAEKELNSLTIDKKSLTCIDVSQIEHLDTSGAWLIHRTRGRLEFEGRKVGLTGVSPVRQTLFEEIESHHPPRYKPDRNGFSIAGFLEATGRQMVDVYHDALAMLHILGSLGLVLSTVLLQPKRLRSISIAVQFDRSCIGAVPIVALMSFLIGAIISQQGGFYLRQFGADIFVVDLAGILVLREIGVILTAIMVAGRSGSAFTAELGAMRMQEEVDALHVIGLSVTEVLVLPRILALMIALPILTFISDLAALLGSGIVTWAYLDIPPAAFLTQLQAAITINTLVVGLVKAPFMALIVGLIACVEGLKVEGSSESLGRHTTMSVVKAIFLVIVVDGFFAIFFAAIGV
- a CDS encoding ABC transporter ATP-binding protein, whose protein sequence is MTPSQSVTPAKETAATGEKSDNVLSVRDITVGFGSKIILQDLDLDVRRGEVLGFVGGSGTGKSVLMRTILGLTPKRTGQISVFGHDLSTASPKERTAIERRWGVLFQQGALFSSLSVKQNIQVPMREHLKLSPQLMDELATLKLELVGLPQDAADKLPSELSGGMIKRASLARALALDPDLVFLDEPTSGLDPIGAAAFDSLIANLSSTLGLTVYMVTHDLDSLHSICDRIAVLGKKRVLAIGTMDDMMKNDDPWIKSYFRGERALRRV
- a CDS encoding MlaD family protein translates to METRANYILIGAFMVAILIGAFGFVYWLAVTAESRQNVELKIVYPGPVTGLPVGGQVLFNGIKVGDVKSLDFAPGDPTKVVATVGIKPSTPLREDTKATLNFTGLTGVAYVDLSGGSSESPLLLSMSDDQDEDKVPVIYAERSFFDDIVDGARDVLKRADSTMKTVDDLLKDNGPAITEIVNNAETFSAALAANSDGVKDFMASIGKASDAFSSLSGRLETLVQEGERLLAAVPSDKVTAIVDDLSKFSASLGKASSDIDLLMADAQSAAKELQTFTVNLNEGLDRVHKIVGAVDPEDVQKVVQGAAALGEVLQKRTGDIDKLISSTSETMQNVNAVVENIRNQEGAIKDIVQGGRDVVVKVDAIMTRGVEIAAAIDPLKVEEVVANVSTFTDSLNASLGKVDELVASVDPEKVSKAVDNVSSIIDNFNNQQTQINEIIASTKSTVQNFEAVSATVRGQDDRIAALITDVQAAAERFATTLQTANDLMKAVDPEKVANIVGSVETATAGLANPEDGIPAILESARKAADNVQQMTDDLSKRTPDVDQIITDAKQMTATLNSTSVRVESLVEKVSTMVDGDGEGLIKEATLAAQAIRKVAVAFESRADSIAGGLSKFATQGSADFAAALAQVNRTLISIQRAAESFERSPNRVIFGGEDVPTYSGGRRR